A genomic segment from Candidatus Brocadia sinica JPN1 encodes:
- a CDS encoding Hpt domain-containing protein encodes MKANSNDIADCSREKGQNNEIVFDKDEALGIIGDEEEFLKELAEMFLDDFPEQISKIKEAINSHDSKALEKSAHKLKGAVANFGKNTVFKAALSLEMIGRENRWDDVEETYGALTREAERLVCTLKEFVKPK; translated from the coding sequence ATGAAAGCAAATTCAAATGATATCGCTGATTGCAGTAGAGAAAAGGGACAAAATAACGAGATCGTCTTTGACAAGGATGAAGCCCTCGGAATAATTGGTGATGAAGAGGAATTTCTCAAAGAACTGGCGGAAATGTTCCTTGATGACTTTCCAGAGCAAATCTCAAAAATAAAGGAGGCGATTAATAGCCACGACAGTAAAGCCCTTGAGAAATCAGCCCATAAACTGAAGGGGGCAGTTGCCAATTTTGGGAAAAATACCGTGTTTAAGGCAGCATTGAGCCTGGAGATGATAGGAAGAGAAAACAGATGGGACGATGTTGAAGAAACATATGGGGCTTTGACACGAGAAGCAGAGCGTCTTGTGTGTACGTTAAAAGAGTTTGTTAAGCCAAAATAA
- a CDS encoding HDOD domain-containing protein, which translates to MSFDKISVLISKINSIPTLPTIACRVMEITADPNSSANDLMKVIIPDISLSTKLLKMANSPFFGATRGVTSLQHAITVLGFKEVRNLVISAVVFESFMKIEKNENYDIGKFWKHSFVCGLAAKIIAAELKKTSNEFFVAGLLHDIGKLVIYITLPNEFFKLVDTAKHLKLKFTAFETEKGIIGMTHDEVGMRLLKKWMFPESLLTAIGFHHRIQETDTKSLLPVVVHIADIFAHIYEMQTVVEEDDPLKTETLFPDIIKLAQLYGIEWDESDLNRLQLALAEGIEKEAVTFRLFFGN; encoded by the coding sequence ATGAGTTTTGATAAGATTTCTGTACTTATTTCTAAGATAAATTCTATTCCCACGTTGCCAACCATAGCGTGCCGGGTTATGGAAATTACTGCCGATCCGAACAGCTCGGCAAACGACCTTATGAAAGTTATTATTCCCGATATATCTCTTAGCACGAAGCTACTTAAAATGGCCAACTCCCCTTTTTTTGGCGCCACAAGGGGGGTTACCTCTCTGCAACACGCTATAACAGTTTTGGGTTTTAAAGAGGTGAGAAACCTGGTTATATCCGCAGTTGTATTTGAGAGTTTCATGAAAATTGAGAAAAATGAAAATTATGACATTGGAAAATTTTGGAAGCATTCATTTGTTTGCGGTCTTGCAGCAAAGATTATTGCGGCCGAGCTTAAAAAAACGAGTAATGAATTTTTTGTGGCCGGTCTCCTTCACGATATAGGAAAGCTGGTTATATACATTACTTTACCTAATGAGTTTTTTAAACTGGTTGACACTGCAAAGCATTTGAAATTGAAATTCACGGCCTTTGAGACAGAGAAAGGAATCATTGGAATGACTCATGACGAAGTTGGAATGAGGCTTTTGAAAAAGTGGATGTTTCCGGAAAGTTTACTGACAGCCATTGGGTTTCATCATCGTATTCAGGAAACGGATACAAAATCTCTTTTACCAGTAGTTGTACATATTGCTGATATATTTGCCCATATATATGAAATGCAAACAGTGGTTGAAGAGGATGACCCTCTTAAGACAGAAACACTTTTTCCTGATATTATCAAACTGGCTCAATTGTATGGAATAGAATGGGATGAGTCCGATCTGAACAGGCTTCAACTGGCGTTGGCAGAGGGTATTGAAAAAGAGGCGGTTACATTTAGACTGTTCTTTGGGAATTAA
- a CDS encoding glycosyl hydrolase family 8 produces MNYKNIFFVITILCLPFIGCTAMKRPPETQLQTWWRSYKKNFILPDGRVQRPEHDFDTVSEGQAYAMLFSVFMKDKNTFDLIFDWTEKHLSRSRKHGDSLLAWYWKDGGVNDWMAASDADCDYAFALLLASNRWRENAYREKAVQVINDILKLETARGADNRIFLLPGLWGTEKDGYLVQNPSYYSPVAFRLFSEITQDRRWLDLTETGYWILHQSGIHLGSVSGCGLVPDWCVVDLHGNILTMEGKSNDYGWEAVRIPMRVGLDLLWHKSEEGYKVSEKMFHVLQKYNSDSGEIKAVYRYTGESAVEYGGLPSSAMAYFTALVLNTKADKFEVSFRNKLSEKSLILNYYGQSLAFFPLAFEDGILQKP; encoded by the coding sequence ATGAATTATAAGAATATATTTTTTGTAATAACCATCCTTTGCTTACCCTTTATTGGTTGTACTGCCATGAAAAGACCCCCTGAAACACAATTACAAACCTGGTGGAGATCATACAAAAAAAACTTTATCCTTCCTGACGGACGTGTACAGCGACCGGAACACGATTTTGATACGGTAAGTGAAGGGCAGGCCTATGCCATGCTTTTTTCCGTCTTCATGAAGGACAAAAATACGTTTGATTTGATCTTTGATTGGACGGAAAAACACCTGAGCAGAAGCCGTAAACACGGTGACAGCCTCCTTGCCTGGTATTGGAAGGATGGTGGCGTAAATGATTGGATGGCGGCTTCGGATGCCGATTGTGATTATGCATTTGCCCTATTGCTGGCTTCAAACCGATGGAGGGAAAATGCCTATCGAGAGAAGGCCGTACAGGTGATTAATGACATTTTGAAGCTTGAGACGGCACGTGGGGCCGATAATCGTATTTTTTTGTTACCCGGTTTATGGGGTACTGAAAAAGATGGATACCTAGTACAAAACCCATCTTATTACAGTCCGGTGGCATTTCGCTTGTTTTCCGAAATAACTCAAGACCGCCGATGGCTGGATTTAACTGAGACTGGTTATTGGATTTTACATCAATCCGGCATTCATCTGGGTAGTGTAAGTGGGTGTGGTTTGGTTCCAGACTGGTGCGTTGTAGATCTTCATGGAAATATTTTAACGATGGAAGGTAAATCAAATGACTACGGATGGGAAGCGGTTAGAATTCCAATGCGAGTAGGACTTGATCTCCTCTGGCACAAGTCTGAAGAAGGGTATAAGGTTTCAGAAAAAATGTTTCATGTCTTACAGAAATACAACTCAGATTCAGGAGAGATAAAGGCTGTATATCGATATACGGGAGAGTCAGCGGTTGAATACGGCGGTTTACCATCAAGCGCAATGGCTTATTTTACGGCACTGGTATTAAATACTAAAGCGGATAAATTTGAAGTCTCATTCAGGAATAAACTGAGCGAGAAATCTTTGATTCTAAACTATTACGGACAAAGTCTGGCATTTTTCCCCCTGGCATTCGAAGATGGAATTTTACAAAAACCGTGA
- a CDS encoding trypsin-like peptidase domain-containing protein — MKSIKIFIFWWMASCFFFFYSVSIFAGQKTETDRLKKDLLELEKVTNPLIQTFRKVAQLVSPSVVSLSTEKKDHSKNGKETETLPPYQNFSPKHDPHVENLPKKGLGSGIIIDERGYILTNNHVISGFSEDEITVVTHDGEQYKNAKIVGVDPNTDIAVIKIEGEDFLPLEFGNSEDVQVGDWVIAIGSPFGYQQTVSAGIISAKGRTHVIPFELPFIYEDFFQTDAAINPGNSGGPLVNLRGELIGVNTAIATRSGGFQGVGFAISASIAKETVENIVATGSVVRGYLGVGTHDINDELAMTLGLEDKKEIIHHFGLLSEKGAFVLEVWSDTPASKAGISPGDVISEIGGKKIGGTTDLQQAIRRAKVDEKIIVKIVRNGVESALEVTVERQPEDLAGKTYLAIRKVDEPTKFSLGLVVNDLNPAIAKSLGFEGESGVLVVDVEVGSPAERAGISPGDLITKVGTKEVNSVPEFMALMDEFLEKDMTVSVYVKNKGFVTLK, encoded by the coding sequence ATGAAAAGTATAAAAATATTCATTTTCTGGTGGATGGCAAGCTGTTTCTTTTTCTTTTATAGTGTTTCTATCTTTGCCGGTCAGAAGACTGAAACTGACAGATTAAAGAAAGATCTCCTGGAACTTGAGAAGGTCACCAATCCGCTTATACAAACGTTCAGAAAAGTTGCACAACTCGTCAGCCCATCGGTTGTCAGTCTCAGTACAGAGAAAAAGGACCATTCGAAGAATGGCAAAGAAACAGAGACATTACCACCCTACCAAAATTTTTCACCGAAACATGACCCGCACGTGGAAAATCTACCCAAAAAAGGGCTGGGTTCGGGAATTATTATCGATGAACGTGGTTACATTTTAACGAACAATCATGTTATCAGCGGTTTTTCTGAAGATGAAATCACTGTGGTTACACACGATGGAGAACAATATAAGAATGCCAAGATTGTTGGAGTCGATCCGAACACAGACATTGCGGTTATTAAAATAGAAGGAGAGGATTTCCTGCCTCTCGAATTTGGTAATTCTGAAGATGTGCAAGTAGGCGACTGGGTTATTGCCATTGGTAGCCCCTTCGGATATCAGCAAACAGTTTCTGCGGGTATCATCAGTGCCAAAGGGAGAACTCACGTCATCCCGTTCGAACTGCCTTTTATTTACGAAGATTTTTTCCAAACCGATGCAGCCATTAACCCGGGTAATAGCGGTGGGCCGCTCGTCAATCTCAGGGGAGAATTAATTGGGGTAAATACCGCCATTGCTACCAGGTCAGGCGGATTCCAGGGCGTAGGATTCGCAATTTCTGCCAGTATTGCAAAAGAAACTGTTGAAAATATCGTAGCTACCGGGAGTGTTGTGAGAGGATATTTAGGGGTAGGAACCCATGATATTAACGATGAGTTGGCTATGACGCTTGGCTTAGAAGATAAAAAAGAAATTATCCATCATTTTGGCTTATTATCAGAAAAAGGGGCATTTGTTTTAGAAGTATGGAGTGATACCCCTGCATCAAAGGCAGGCATCTCCCCCGGCGACGTTATTTCTGAGATAGGCGGGAAGAAAATCGGTGGCACAACGGATCTGCAGCAGGCCATTCGTCGAGCAAAAGTGGATGAAAAGATTATTGTAAAGATCGTACGAAACGGGGTAGAAAGTGCATTAGAGGTTACAGTGGAGCGACAGCCGGAAGACCTTGCAGGGAAAACTTACCTTGCTATTCGGAAAGTAGATGAACCTACCAAATTTTCTTTAGGATTGGTGGTCAATGATTTAAATCCTGCGATTGCAAAATCACTGGGTTTTGAAGGTGAGAGCGGCGTTTTGGTTGTCGATGTCGAAGTAGGTAGCCCGGCCGAGCGTGCTGGTATAAGTCCCGGTGATTTGATCACAAAAGTCGGCACAAAAGAGGTAAATTCTGTTCCGGAGTTCATGGCCCTCATGGACGAGTTCCTGGAGAAAGACATGACGGTAAGTGTTTATGTAAAGAATAAAGGCTTTGTAACGTTAAAATAG
- a CDS encoding tetratricopeptide repeat protein, protein MKRTLIAVILGISIFLGLMVSLHAQEKKEDESFILLMAARNAAKGGLTHKAIQRYKRYLKEKPEERAVELEFADYLQDIGHYEEAGTHYENLVQKMGTVPDGKDNFTKKLFLNAARNAIRNKNEDLAIRYYQHVLLLDKDDVRVAGELADVFANLGRIEEALALCEKVLLNDPQNLEIATLKVNLLIHSGKYTEAKETLKKIPHEKKDTLKLLQLEANVDAWSGNYASAIEEYQHLVSRFPENRDIWTQYLRILSWAKKWSLVLDALKTAGDKVEFTDEIRAIVTDAYLSSGDEEKAIGIWNTMNKESDAWRTASLRVIDNFLSRRKLVEASSILEEILPVSKSAPEVHLLAKLAIVYTYREMPGKGFEILNQFPVSPQSKSVIDITKAEILALTERYEDALSILYTLEGTKEVGLRPRIIELECYYALEKDEMLLEKSLPVLQKLSHEEQLDKSKILTLRILSQIRMGLYKEAEKEIELLSKVDEKDFGPAILTVLLHEAKRELEEYEKSIHALGRLLSGYSAETEMVRPQLLDDAPRSAWKAADEVAMHHNREVTAQYARAEFKAGNFQQSLILFKELYEKNNALEYKLGMVECYLNLNEEVEANKVFDEIQIPSLPEKEIAHYFEALVKLKGNKQILYAGLSQFSKDISQKTDIKAIMVIANIQSGDDDVAHGMIKKYLSDQPENILVFQTVMERVGYFDRGRQSKNYVFAKDWLRHAVEQFPRDIGLRYQYAKLLATHNDYDLASEQFSVLQKDDSEDVRLIRWLAQVNSWRYEYEESLKWYSSYLKERPADFKRRREVARVYGWALRLREANEAYKNLCLDYPEDPEIYWEWEAKRNNWLGRKRTAISFYNNLVERHPEDAEMLFDLGQMYSLLNVSSKAENAYKKLLVYAPEHNRALFAEESEQWRRRQSVGLKQSYIHQKGSGDDFGNFEITMFRTDVEYSPARLSEAMDLSVGVGTTVFKFTKYGGSTAEHLAVNLNKYFENGIAAYLDGELSTYSENHHETAQFDTGVWYRIFDIFDVTLSGGREDILQNFNTLANSRSRYFTGVHLACDISHRADIFSQVRKHWYDDGNNGTEDYTAIGYKLSLYPRILKIIIDTYGYDVHSRKTGYWSPDNYRKYMAGLSWRHHLGKEHYNGAQKLYYEIAIKQGMDNDSVDFTEPKFEFGWDNQRRWNVGLELKPMRSAVYDEEVANIYLNVRF, encoded by the coding sequence ATGAAAAGAACGTTGATAGCAGTTATCCTGGGAATTTCTATTTTTTTGGGTCTCATGGTATCCCTTCATGCACAAGAAAAGAAAGAGGATGAATCGTTCATTCTTTTAATGGCCGCTAGAAATGCTGCCAAGGGTGGTTTGACCCATAAAGCCATCCAAAGGTACAAGAGGTATCTTAAAGAAAAACCAGAAGAGAGGGCTGTTGAACTGGAATTTGCTGATTATTTACAAGATATCGGACATTATGAAGAGGCAGGGACACATTATGAAAACTTGGTACAAAAGATGGGAACTGTGCCCGATGGGAAGGATAATTTTACAAAAAAACTTTTCCTGAATGCAGCAAGGAATGCAATCCGAAACAAAAATGAAGACCTCGCAATCAGGTATTACCAACACGTACTGCTGCTTGACAAGGATGATGTAAGGGTTGCAGGGGAACTGGCAGATGTTTTTGCCAATTTGGGAAGGATTGAAGAGGCGCTGGCGCTGTGCGAAAAGGTTTTATTAAATGACCCGCAAAACCTTGAAATAGCAACTTTAAAAGTCAACCTTCTCATACATTCAGGAAAATATACCGAGGCAAAAGAAACCCTGAAAAAAATCCCTCATGAAAAAAAGGATACTCTGAAGTTATTGCAGCTGGAAGCAAATGTTGATGCATGGTCAGGAAATTATGCGAGTGCAATCGAAGAATATCAACATCTGGTGAGCAGATTTCCGGAAAATCGTGACATTTGGACACAATACCTTAGGATCTTATCGTGGGCCAAGAAGTGGTCTCTTGTCCTGGATGCTCTGAAAACAGCGGGGGACAAGGTTGAGTTTACCGATGAGATTCGTGCCATCGTAACCGATGCATACCTTTCGTCAGGTGACGAAGAAAAGGCAATCGGGATATGGAATACCATGAACAAAGAATCCGATGCCTGGCGCACAGCTTCTTTGCGGGTTATCGATAATTTTCTTTCCCGTAGAAAATTGGTGGAGGCATCCAGTATCCTTGAAGAAATCTTGCCAGTCAGTAAATCCGCTCCTGAAGTTCACCTCCTGGCAAAATTGGCAATTGTTTATACTTATCGGGAAATGCCAGGCAAGGGATTTGAAATCCTGAATCAATTTCCCGTCTCTCCCCAATCAAAATCCGTTATTGACATTACAAAAGCCGAAATATTGGCTCTTACCGAACGGTATGAGGATGCATTGTCAATACTCTATACACTGGAAGGAACTAAGGAAGTTGGCTTACGTCCACGAATTATAGAGTTGGAATGCTACTACGCTTTAGAGAAAGACGAAATGCTTCTTGAAAAATCATTGCCGGTATTGCAAAAACTGTCTCACGAAGAACAGCTTGATAAGTCTAAGATTTTAACGCTCCGTATTCTTTCTCAAATACGCATGGGACTCTATAAAGAAGCCGAAAAAGAGATTGAATTATTATCAAAGGTAGACGAAAAGGATTTTGGACCGGCAATTTTGACGGTTTTGTTACATGAAGCGAAAAGGGAGCTAGAAGAATATGAGAAGTCAATTCATGCCTTAGGCAGGTTGTTATCGGGGTATTCAGCGGAAACAGAAATGGTCAGACCTCAACTCCTTGATGACGCGCCACGTTCCGCCTGGAAGGCTGCTGATGAGGTCGCCATGCATCACAATCGAGAGGTAACAGCCCAATATGCAAGAGCGGAATTTAAAGCCGGTAATTTTCAGCAATCGTTAATTCTTTTCAAAGAACTGTATGAAAAAAATAATGCCCTGGAATATAAACTTGGGATGGTGGAATGTTACCTGAATCTGAATGAGGAGGTAGAAGCGAACAAGGTATTTGATGAGATTCAAATACCCAGTTTGCCCGAGAAAGAAATAGCACATTACTTTGAGGCATTGGTAAAATTAAAGGGAAACAAACAGATTCTTTATGCTGGGTTGTCTCAATTTTCAAAGGATATTTCACAAAAGACTGATATTAAGGCGATTATGGTAATTGCAAATATTCAATCCGGGGATGACGATGTCGCGCATGGGATGATAAAAAAATATCTTTCCGATCAGCCAGAAAATATTCTTGTCTTCCAAACAGTCATGGAACGGGTTGGATACTTCGACAGGGGCAGACAAAGCAAGAACTATGTATTTGCAAAAGACTGGTTACGTCATGCGGTTGAACAATTTCCCCGTGATATAGGGCTTCGGTATCAATATGCTAAACTCCTGGCTACCCACAATGATTATGATTTAGCAAGCGAACAATTCTCTGTGCTTCAAAAGGACGATTCAGAGGATGTGAGACTCATCCGATGGCTGGCGCAAGTAAATAGCTGGAGATATGAATATGAGGAATCGTTAAAATGGTATAGTTCCTATTTGAAAGAACGGCCTGCTGATTTTAAACGACGTCGCGAAGTTGCCAGGGTATATGGTTGGGCTTTGCGTTTGCGAGAGGCTAATGAAGCTTACAAAAATCTTTGTCTGGATTACCCGGAAGATCCTGAAATATATTGGGAATGGGAGGCAAAGAGGAATAATTGGTTGGGGCGGAAAAGGACTGCAATATCTTTTTACAATAATCTGGTCGAACGCCATCCTGAAGATGCTGAAATGCTCTTTGATTTGGGTCAAATGTACTCCCTGCTCAATGTTAGTTCAAAGGCGGAAAATGCTTACAAAAAATTACTTGTTTATGCACCGGAACATAATCGTGCCTTATTCGCTGAAGAATCAGAACAATGGAGGCGCAGGCAATCAGTAGGGTTGAAACAGTCGTATATCCACCAGAAAGGCAGCGGTGATGATTTTGGAAATTTTGAGATCACCATGTTCAGAACAGATGTTGAATATTCGCCGGCAAGGCTTTCTGAGGCAATGGATCTTTCGGTGGGTGTAGGGACCACAGTTTTTAAATTTACGAAGTACGGGGGTTCAACAGCCGAACATCTTGCCGTAAATCTGAATAAGTATTTTGAAAATGGTATTGCGGCGTATCTGGATGGAGAATTGTCTACCTATTCTGAAAACCACCATGAAACGGCACAGTTTGATACGGGTGTTTGGTATAGAATTTTCGATATTTTTGATGTTACGTTATCAGGAGGCAGAGAGGATATTTTGCAAAATTTTAATACCCTGGCGAACAGCAGGTCGCGTTATTTTACGGGAGTACACCTTGCATGTGATATTTCTCACCGCGCGGATATTTTCAGTCAGGTCAGAAAGCATTGGTATGATGACGGTAACAACGGCACGGAAGATTACACCGCTATAGGTTATAAACTGTCTTTATATCCCAGAATTCTGAAAATTATCATAGATACCTATGGTTACGATGTCCATTCCCGAAAAACCGGATATTGGTCGCCGGACAATTACCGGAAATATATGGCTGGCCTTTCCTGGAGGCACCATCTCGGAAAGGAGCATTATAACGGGGCGCAAAAGCTTTACTATGAAATTGCTATAAAACAGGGTATGGACAATGATAGTGTTGATTTTACCGAGCCAAAGTTTGAGTTTGGATGGGACAATCAGCGCCGCTGGAATGTAGGCCTCGAACTGAAGCCCATGCGATCGGCTGTCTATGATGAAGAGGTCGCGAATATCTATCTCAATGTTCGCTTTTAA
- a CDS encoding diguanylate cyclase: protein MKILIAEDENIARHRLEKFLEGMDYEVISCKDGLDAWNVIQSENAPNLLILDWMMPGMDGVEICRKVREQGREPYTYILLLTVKDKQENIIHGMEAGADDYITKPFNQNELRVRLKAGRRIVELNKELFDTRNALRKKATYDELTGLYNRHSMGEILEKEYTRALRYQTDLSCLLVDIDYFKVINDTFGHIFGDSILRKFSACLKRKARKHDFVFRYGGEEFMALLPNTGIDGARSVAEKIRSACESKTYKNENNVIIATVSIGVASMKHHQPSESKELIAFADKALYRAKSEGRNRVCVYLKDSSMKSIEDKISETKDFSYLKENISSILEKTKKASIQSLCLMVQNLGASQYQKHNHQVIQYIGLIGERFNLPPSIIESFKNAALLHDNFKILQKKTLKKKSKGLKTRDKIEIESHPDMMAELTELFNFFANERSLLQHHHENFDGSGYPVGLKGNEIPLGARIFAVVDSMVAMLSERPFRKGLPPEKVIEEFADNAGTQFDPKLVFMLFDIIEKQGLLSVPEAVLMKVKERAQEAMGKCYS from the coding sequence ATGAAAATATTAATAGCAGAAGACGAAAATATTGCACGGCACAGGTTAGAGAAGTTTTTGGAAGGCATGGACTATGAGGTTATATCGTGCAAGGATGGTCTTGATGCATGGAATGTCATTCAGTCTGAAAATGCCCCAAACCTTCTAATCCTCGATTGGATGATGCCGGGTATGGATGGTGTAGAGATATGCCGCAAGGTTCGGGAGCAGGGTAGAGAACCCTATACGTACATCCTGTTGCTTACTGTGAAAGACAAGCAGGAGAATATTATCCATGGAATGGAAGCGGGTGCGGACGACTATATCACCAAACCATTCAATCAAAATGAACTCAGGGTGCGCCTGAAAGCTGGAAGGCGTATTGTCGAATTGAATAAAGAGCTTTTTGACACACGCAATGCCTTGCGTAAAAAGGCCACCTATGATGAGCTGACCGGTTTATATAATCGTCACTCTATGGGAGAAATCCTTGAGAAGGAGTATACACGTGCATTAAGATATCAAACCGATTTATCCTGTCTGCTGGTTGATATCGATTATTTTAAAGTTATTAACGATACTTTTGGTCACATTTTCGGTGATTCAATATTACGCAAATTTTCTGCTTGTTTAAAACGAAAAGCAAGAAAACATGACTTTGTTTTTCGATATGGCGGGGAAGAGTTCATGGCACTTCTTCCCAATACAGGTATTGACGGGGCACGGAGTGTAGCTGAAAAAATTCGTTCTGCCTGCGAGTCAAAAACGTATAAGAATGAAAACAATGTAATAATTGCAACCGTGAGCATAGGCGTGGCATCCATGAAACATCATCAACCATCTGAAAGTAAAGAACTTATAGCATTTGCTGACAAGGCTCTTTACCGCGCCAAGTCAGAAGGGAGAAATAGAGTCTGTGTTTACTTGAAAGATTCTTCAATGAAATCTATAGAAGATAAGATTAGCGAAACCAAGGATTTCAGTTACCTGAAAGAAAATATTTCATCTATTTTGGAAAAAACAAAAAAGGCGTCTATCCAATCTTTGTGTCTCATGGTTCAAAATTTAGGAGCCTCTCAATACCAGAAGCACAACCATCAGGTTATACAATACATTGGACTCATAGGGGAAAGGTTTAATCTTCCGCCTTCTATTATAGAGTCTTTTAAAAATGCGGCGTTGCTTCATGACAACTTTAAAATCTTGCAGAAAAAGACGTTGAAAAAGAAAAGCAAAGGGCTGAAAACAAGGGATAAAATAGAGATTGAAAGCCATCCTGATATGATGGCAGAACTGACAGAACTGTTCAACTTTTTTGCCAATGAAAGATCGCTTCTTCAGCATCATCATGAAAATTTTGATGGCTCTGGTTATCCCGTGGGGCTTAAAGGTAATGAAATACCTCTGGGCGCCAGGATATTTGCCGTAGTCGATTCAATGGTTGCCATGTTATCTGAACGGCCTTTTAGGAAAGGCCTTCCACCTGAAAAGGTCATTGAAGAATTCGCTGATAATGCTGGAACGCAGTTTGATCCCAAACTTGTTTTTATGTTATTTGATATCATTGAGAAGCAAGGACTACTCTCTGTGCCAGAAGCAGTTTTAATGAAGGTAAAGGAAAGAGCACAAGAAGCCATGGGAAAATGTTATTCTTAA